Genomic segment of Methanolobus mangrovi:
CACCATAATTATCAAGGTATATTTGAATGCAAAAAGACTCATATTAGTGATTACGCAACTAATACCTATGTATAGGTGAGCTTCATAATATAAAGTAGTAATGATGTTACTACTGCCTATTGTTCTGACACTTCCTATGATTGCCGGAAAAGTCCAGGCCCTACAACCCAACTTTGACATTCAAAATAATAAAAGTGTTCTTAGTTTTTGCTTAATCGATTAAGATGCAACAAAACATAAGAAAGAATGTGGCTACTCAGGCAAGAAAGCAAAAATAATATCAGGTATTATGATTTCGGTCCATTTATAGAACCGAAACCTGAATACTGAAATATTCTTTTAATAGAACTACTGGCGGCCTCTTGAATGACCTGGGCTTCGTGAAGCAGAGTGGTTCTTAGTAGCTGTTTTACTGCCACCCCTATTGCTCCTATTGCCAGTACTGCTGCTAACCTTGTTCACGCTCTTACCCTGGCTTGGCCTTACGCCCGTGGATTGCATAGGCTTGGATTTATTAGCTTTACCTTCGCCCTTTTTACCTCGGCCCTGACTTCTTTTAGGTCCGGAGCTTCCCCTTGGTTTTCCTTGCTGTCTCGGGGCTGGCTTTGCTTCATCACCTGTGGCATTTCTTGCCTTTTCTGAATGATAATTATGTTCAGCAACCTCAATATCCATTCTGGTGAGCTTTTCAATACTTCTAAGGAAATCACGCTCATCTGCGGAACAGAAAGAGAATGCAGTCCCATCAGCTCCTGCTCTTGCAGTACGCCCTATACGGTGCACGTAACTCTCAGAGACATTTGGCAGGTCATAGTTTATGACGTGTGATATGTCAGGAATATCAATTCCACGAGCTGCGATATCCGTTGCAACCAGCACACGAAGATGTCCTGACCTGAAATCCTGAAGTGTCTTTGTACGGTGGGTCTGGGACTTGTTACCATGAATAGCATCAGCAGGAACCTTGTTCTTGTTAAGCGTCTGAGCAACCTTGTTAGCACGGTGCTTTGTACGTGTGAACACAAGAACACATTCCAGATGTTTGCCTCTCAGGAGCTGCAAAAGTAATTCGTTCTTATCCTCAGAATCCACGAAGAATACGAACTGTTCTATGCGCTCTACTGTTGTCGCCTGCGGAGTTACCTCTACTGTAACAGGATTGGTTAGCAATTTCCTGGCAAGTGCAGATACTTCCGGGGACATAGTGGCTGAATAGAAAAGTGACTGACGGTTATTTGGCAGTAAGTCAACGACCTTGTACACATCATTGACAAAGCCCATGTCAAGCATCCTGTCTGCCTCATCAAGGACAAAATACTCCACACCGGATAGTCTTACATGTCCCTGGTCGACAAGATCAAGCAACCTGCCAGGAGTCGCCACAAGGATATCTACGCCCCTTGAGAGAGCTCTTACCTGCGGACCCTGGCCAACGCCACCAAATACGACTGTGTGCTTGAATCGTGTGAACTGGCCATATGTTGCAAAACTATCTCCGATCTGTGCTGCAAGCTCTCTGGTGGGTGCGAGTACAAGAACACGTGGTTTTCCAGGACGTGGTGACTTGTATGATGCAGACATGTTTTGAAGGATTGGTAATGAGAAAGCAGCAGTTTTACCTGTACCTGTCTGAGCGATACCGATCATATCCTTACCACTTAACAAATGTGGTATGGAGAGGTTCTGTATCGGTGTAGGAGTAGTGTACCCTTTTTCAGACAAAGCCCGCTTCAGCGGGTGTATTAAATTAAGATTATCAAATGACACGTATACCTCGGAATTACGGTGCAAAACTCATTGAAAATTGAATTCGACCAATTTTCCCAGAGGGATACACCACCAGGATAAAAGCCGAGCTTTTTAATTGATTCCGCACAGTAAAAAATCTAAAGATTGAATTTTAATTGAATATTACAAAAAGCGACATCTATACAATAAAAGTCAGATAATTATTGTTTTTCAAGAAAACATGAACTCTAGAAAATTACTTGATGATTTGTATGGTGCTCCGGCCGGGATTCGAACCCGAGTCTTCGGCTCGAAAGGCCGGAATGATTGGCCGGACTACACTACCGGAGCACGTTGATTTCGCTTTAGTGAAGCGACTCCAACATGGCACATATAGTTATTAAACCTTTCGCTTGCTGTATGGTTCCGTACAGTAAAAATCTATAAATTGAATTTTAATTGAATTTTACAAAAAGCGATATCGAGATAGTTAAAAGGTTGCTATTTTAAAAAAACATGAGCGTTAACTTTAAAGTATTATTTGAAAAATAATAGGAGTTACTCTAGCCAGGAGTGACAGCATAATGATTATAACCTCATAGATGAATTTGTTTTCTTAATTATTGGGGTTTGGTTGCGTGGATGGTCTGTGATTTTAAAAATATCTATCTCCACATAATTTCTTATATCAATTAATGTATTACTATATTTATGAAGTTAACTGCTCTTAAAAGTGAAGATGTAAACAATCATTTAGGTGAATGCCTCAATTTTAGAATAAATGGAACTCCTGAACGTAAAAGATATTCCTCTTATGACTACTGTTATAATTATTTCAGAGATTTCTATGTAGATGGTAATAAAGAAAATCTCACAAATGGGAACAATTTACATATGGGGTGCCTTCATTTAGGACATTATTTGGCTAGCTGGGGAATGTACCGAGGATCAGGTGCATTGCATCGTCGAAGCTTTAGAATTTATGAAGGGTTAATAAAAAGGATATCTGAAGAGGTTACGTTATGGGAAATTGATGTGGAAGACTATTGTTACAGTAGAAATGACGCAAATATAGATACCATAAAAGCCATCAATGATTTTAAGGAAGATGTTAAAAAACTTCTCTCTGATGATTATAATGAAATAAAAACCTATAAATGTATAAATTTTGATTCAAAACTGGTGCATAAATCACTATCAGTGAGTGACATTCTTTCTAGTAAAATAATGATGGGTGTTTTTGGGTGCGTCCCTGCTTTTGACAGTTATTTTAAAAGTTCGCTGGTTAACAATAAATTTAATGAAAAATTATTTAATGAAATTTATGACTTCTATGATAAACATAAGATATTGTTAGACAAATATCAAAAAGACTTCAAAACACTTGATGTGAATGGAGGGCTAACACAGCATACATACAAAAAAGCAAAAATGATAGATGTAATTGGTTTTCGCATTAAGGAACAAAAAGAAGGCTGACCTCTTTTTCAACCAATTGAACCAAATCCAAACCTTGAATAATGCGAACGTGGTATGATATTGCGCTTTCAGAATAAATTTGGTAGTGAACACTTATACAATGTGTAGACTCCACACGATTGTTGATTAATGGGCAAAGTGACCTCGTGAAGCAATAGCTCATATAAAAAATAAATCATATCTCTATGTAAATCAAACCAAAATAAGTGAGATTTTATGTAAGAAATTGGTGCTCCGGCCGGGATTCGAACCCGAGTCTTCGGCTCGAAAGGCCGGAATGATTGGCCGGACTACACTACCGGAGCACGTTGATTTCGCTTTAGTGAAGCGACTCCAACAAGGTATATCTAGTCATTAAACCTTTCGCTCGAATCAGCATTTTTCCTCTGTTTCCTCATTGTCATTAAGATTTGCAACCCATGCAGTAAGCTTCCAACATGTCTCTGGCTGACATGCATCCCTGCAACCTGCACAAGGTGAGAACATATCCCCGGATAACAGGAGATCAAAACAAGGCCTTTCTTCTTCCTTGACTTTAAG
This window contains:
- a CDS encoding DEAD/DEAH box helicase codes for the protein MSEKGYTTPTPIQNLSIPHLLSGKDMIGIAQTGTGKTAAFSLPILQNMSASYKSPRPGKPRVLVLAPTRELAAQIGDSFATYGQFTRFKHTVVFGGVGQGPQVRALSRGVDILVATPGRLLDLVDQGHVRLSGVEYFVLDEADRMLDMGFVNDVYKVVDLLPNNRQSLFYSATMSPEVSALARKLLTNPVTVEVTPQATTVERIEQFVFFVDSEDKNELLLQLLRGKHLECVLVFTRTKHRANKVAQTLNKNKVPADAIHGNKSQTHRTKTLQDFRSGHLRVLVATDIAARGIDIPDISHVINYDLPNVSESYVHRIGRTARAGADGTAFSFCSADERDFLRSIEKLTRMDIEVAEHNYHSEKARNATGDEAKPAPRQQGKPRGSSGPKRSQGRGKKGEGKANKSKPMQSTGVRPSQGKSVNKVSSSTGNRSNRGGSKTATKNHSASRSPGHSRGRQ